CAAGATCGAACTGACGGATTACCGCCAGCTCGCCGGGCAGTTCGATAAGGTGGTGTCGGTCGGCATGTTTGAGCACGTCGGCGCCAAGAATTATCCGGCCTACTTCGACGTGGTGGGCAAACTGCTGGCGCCGGACGGCTTGTTCCTGCTGCATACCATCGGCAATTACGTGACAGAGATGAAAAGGGATGTGTGGCTGGATAAATATATTTTCCCCAACGGCCACCTGCCTTCCGCCAAGGAAATTGCGAACGTCCTGGAAGGGCGCTTCCTGATTGAAGACTGGCACAATTTCGGCCGCGACTACGACCTGACCTTGATGGCCTGGTGGGAAAATTTCGAGCGCGCCTGGCCAGTCCTGAAAGACAACTACGACGAGCGCTTTTATCGGATGTGGAAGTATTTCATCCTCTCTTCTGCCGGCTTCTTCCGCTCAGGCCAGGGCCAGCTTTGGCAACTGGTGTTGAGCAAGCGCGGCCGCAGCAGCGGCTATCGTTCGGTGCGCTGATGGCGCGGAAGCACGGGGTGCGCTACCATTTCCTTTCTTGATTTGCATAAAACGCAGCGTCTTGATCCAGTCGCCGTGAGGCGTAGACCACAGTCTTGTCCTTTATCCCGACTGATTAAAGTCGAAAACATGTCCATTGCAGTCATTACGCTTTACCGATAATAGATAAATAAATATTGGTAAAAGCTGTCCACGCAACACTCACTGAGGCAGAGCAACTCCCCACGCAACGGTGACATTGCCGCCAAGACGCCATTCGTGGAACTGACGGCGCGGAGCAATCAGCCCAGGGAGACGCGAGTCGCGCGTGCGAGCGTAATACGGCTCCATCCACGACAGCTCGTCCTGGAATGTCCAAGGGAAGAGATTTTGTTTGACCGGCGTGATCTCGGCGAAACTGTCGGGATTCTGCACCGCCTTGATTACCAGATTTGCCAACCGGCCGATTGCGCCGTGATTCTCCTGATAGAGATTGACACCTTGCCTCTCGGCCAGTTCTGCCGTGAAGACCAGTGGAATAAGGGCGAACGTGTGGTAATGGAGAGCCCGATCTCCGCGCTTGATTTCCCGCTCCAATTCGCCGTGCAAACCTATGTCGTGAATACCCTCTCTGGCACGTGCGAGTCCGGCATCGATCAAATCCTGCCGGTGCGCAAGCGTGCCGATAGCGACAAGATTCAGCCCCGCCCAATAGACCAGATTGTTGTGCAAATGGTTGATCGCATCCGCGTCTCGCGTGGCGATGGCGATGCGGGTCAGCCACGGCGTAATGACGCGCAACTGATCCGCATTAGCCTCACCGACTTCCTTGGGCAGCCGCAGCAATACGAGCGCGAAATCTGTCCCGGCCCAGGAACGCTCGTAGTAACCTTGGTATCCGCTGATCGGACCCAGCAAGGAATCTGCGCGAGCCCAACCTTCCAAAAGCGTGAGAACACAGGTCCATTGATTCGATTCCGCAGCCTTGTTGAGCCGGTAGATATAGTCACGCATCGGCTTGACCGCCTGCGCATAAGCGGCCGGATCATCGTAAAACCCCACTGGATCGATTGATTTCAACGGCTCAGGTACAGCACACGCAGCGACGGCATGGTTAATGCCAAGCCCCATGAGCATCGTTACTGAAACAGCGCTCAGCAATTGAATGATTCGATTATGCATGACTACTCCTGTCAGGTTTCATCTTCATATGAATACTAGAGCGGCATGTGCCGGTGCCAACACTTCCCAGCTGAAAAAACGTATGAAGATGTAACAGCTCATTGCAATGGGCGAAAGCGGCGCGCTGTTTTCCGGTATCTATTGTCAATGATCTGGGCAACTGCGTCGACCGGCTGCAATGGCCATTTTGAACCGGGCGCGACAGGCTCAATTCAACCCGAGGTGGCCGTTCGGCGGGGCGGAAAGATCATACGTCATACGTAAGCTGGATCACTCGCGACTGGTGTCAAGTGATCTGGCAATCCGAAATCCAAGATCATCTATTGCAAATGTCGGATGACTACGGCGACGATTCGTAGCAAGGCAGCCTCTTTCTGCATCAGACCAACCACCGCCACGAAACACACGATACGAACCATAGACCTCGGGATCATATTGATCCGAACACCACTCCCAAACATTGCCGAGCGTGTCGTAAATTCCCCATTGGTTCGCTTGCTTTTGGCCGACGTCATGCGTGCGTCCCTCAGAGTTTTCCCGATACCAGGCAATGTCATCAAGATTGCCATATCTCGGACCATTGCTTCCCGCACGGCACGCATATTCCCATTCTGCTTCGGTGGGCAGACGATAGCCGCTACCAAGGGGGACAGGAGTGGCGCCCGTGCCGTCGTCATGCATGTCGTAACATGCTGAAAGACCCGCCGCCTTCGAAAGTAAATTGCAGAATTTGGCAGCATCATTCCAGGAGACGTTTTCAACCGGGCATTGTAATGTGGCTGATGACGATGGCTGTCGTCCAGTCAGCGCTGCATATTCTGCTTGAGTGACAGGATAGCGACCGATTGCAAAACGTTGGAGTTCGACGCTCCATGTACGACTGATTCTGTCGTCTCGCAATGCGATGAAGCCAGCAGGAACTTGCACCATTTGAACATCTGGAAATTCAGATTTCTGTTCCATTTTTCGACAAGGATGAAAGCGGACCCATCAGGAAAATTCGGATATTACTCTTATTTTTCGGAGCGACTGTCGATTGACAGCTATTGGCCGATAACTGACTATCGGCTTTGGTTGAGATCTCTTGCTCTCTCATAGCAAACACTACAAATCAGCGAAATGCCAGCTTTAGCTTCGGTTTCGTCATTCCATTCACCAGCAGCATTTAACATAGCTTCACACTCACTGCACCAAGAATCTGGGTGCAACTCGCCTGGCCCAACCTCCGCAGACCAAAAACCACGTGGCTTGCTGTCCTGCAGCGTTTGAAGAATGTGCTGGCAAACATAGGTGGCGGCTTGTCTGCCATGGGTGCAGCACTCTACGAAATGTTGATCGCTCATGCTGCCTTCCACTGAATCGCCATTACTTTGGTAGGCACTTTCAACCGTCCACAATTGGCCGAAATTGGTCATTTGCTAGTCCTGCGCCATTGTACGTCGACGCGTCCACTCGTCCACAACGTCGCCCATGTTCTTCTCAACACCGTTGCCTATCCATGCCATCAGATCGCGGTCAAATTTGAACTCCGGTCCACATTGATGCGACAGAAAGCGCCGAACGTTCTGCGTATTTTTGTAGGCAGAATCGACTAACGTTGTCCGCGAAATTACTCCGCCGTGCCAATCAAATTTCATGACTAAACTCCTCCAACATAGTCATCAGTTTAGCGGACGTCTTCGACCGTTCGATTTTGGCCGATTGCGACCCTCACCAGCAATCTGCTCTTTGTCTTCTCATCCACGACATAACGCCGTATTGAAACCATTCACTATCCAACAGATGTAGCGAGATATTCGTCGCCGAAAGCGCGCATCGATGTTTTCGACTTTAATTGTAGAGAAGATCCTTTTCTCCGGCTGTCGCATTTCTTGCCAGCAATCAAAAAGCAACGATTTTTTTAGTTGCAAAGCTAAAATTTAAGCACTATTATTGGTCCAGCCAATGGACCTCTGGGCCAGATCCAGCGAGCTACCTGCGGTCCTAGACAAAATACCAAGCATCCGGAGACAGTTTCATGAGACTACAAGGAAAGCGCATTCTGGTGACTGCCGCAGGCCAGGGCATTGGGCGCGCCAGCGCCTTGGCGTTTGCGCGTGAAGGTGCGCAAGTGCTGGCGACTGACATCAACCAGGCGGCACTCGACGAGACCGCCGCTGCCGCGCGCGATGGCGGCCATCCAATTACCACCAGGCTTCTCGATGTGACAGATGACCGGGCCGTTGCCGCGCTGGCGCAATCGGGCAGCGGCTTTGACGTGCTGTTCAACTGCGCCGGCTATGTCCATCATGGCAGCATCCTCGACTGCAGCGAAGAAGACTGGCGTTTCTCGTGGGATATCAACGTCTCTTCAATGTATCGCCTGATCCGCGCGCTATTACCCGGCATGGTGGCGCAGGGCGGCGGCTCGATCATCAACATGTCGTCGGCGGCTTCCAGCGTCAAAGGTGTGCCGAACCGCTTTGTCTACGGAACCACCAAGGCCGCGGTGATCGGCTTGACCAAGGCAGTGGCGGCAGACTTCGTTGCCAAAGGCATCCGCTGCAACGCGATCTGTCCCGGCACCGTCGAATCCCCTTCGCTGGAAGTGCGAATCCGCGAGCAGGCGCGCCAGCAAGGCGTCGATATCGCCGAAGTCCAGGCTGCTTTCGTTGCACGCCAGCCGATGGGGCGCATCGGCAAGACCGAGGAAATCGCTGCGCTGGCGCTATACCTGGCGTCCGACGAATCGTCGTTCACCACCGGCGCAATTCATCTGATCGATGGCGGCTGGTCAAACTGATCCACATTCAAACAACAGGATAAAGAAAGCGATTCATGAAGTTATTACGATATGGCGAGAAGGGCCGGGAAAAGCCTGGCGTGCTGGATAACCAAGGACGGGTGCGCGATCTGTCCGGTGTGGTGGCGGATATCGGCGGCCATTTTCTGACGCCGCCGGAGCTGGACAAATTACGCGCACTCGATCTGGATAGCTTGCCTCTGGTGGCCGGTACGCCACAGCAGGATTTGCGCCTCGGTCCGTGCGTCGGCGCTGTCGGCAAGTTCATCTGCATCGGCCTGAATTATTCCGACCACGCCGCTGAATCCGGCATGGACGTGCCGAAGGAGCCGGTGGTTTTCGGCAAATGGACTAGCGCCATTTGTGGTCCCGACGACGACGTCGAGATTCCACGCGGTTCGCTCAAGACAGATTGGGAAGTCGAACTGGGCGTGGTGATTGGCAAGGGCGGCCGCTATATCGATGAGGCCGATGCCATGTCGCATGTGGCCGGTTACTGCGTGATCAACGACGTCTCGGAGCGCGAATACCAACTCGAACTGGGCGGCACCTGGGACAAGGGCAAGGGCTGCGACACCTTCGGACCGTTGGGGCCGTGGCTGGTGACGGCTGACGAAATCGCAGACCCGCATTCCCTTGGCATGTGGCTCGAAGTGGACGGCCATCGCTACCAGAACGGTAATACCTCGACCATGGTGTTCCAGGTTCCGACACTGGTCAGCTACTTGAGCCGCTTCATGAGTTTGCAGCCGGGCGACGTGATTTCGACCGGTACGCCGCCGGGCGTCGGCCTCGGGCAAAAGCCGCCGCTTTATCTGCGCGCCGGCCAGGTGATGCGACTCGGCATCGACGGCTTGGGGCAGCAGCGCCAACGCACCATCTCACTATAAACCCAATAAAAGAGACATACGATGACGACCATTCGATCAGTACGCGTACTGGACGTGCGTTTCCCGACCTCGCAGATGCTGGACGGCTCGGACGCGATGAATCCGGATCCTGATTATTCCGCCGCATACGTCATCCTGGAAACCGACCGGCCCGGCCTGGAAGGCCACGGCCTGACTTTCACCATCGGCCGCGGCAACGAAATCTGCTGCGCCGCGATCCAGGCGATGGAACATTTGTTGGTCGGCCTGAAGCTGGACTGGATCAGCGAAGACATGGGCCGCTTCTGGCGCTACATCACCTCAGACAGCCAGTTGCGCTGGATCGGTCCCGACAAGGGCGCGATCCACCTGGCCACTGGCGCCGTCGTCAATGCGGTCTGGGATCTGTGGGCCAAGGCCGAAGGCAAGCCGCTGTGGAAACTGGTGACTGACATGACGCCGGAGGAACTGGTGCGCGCCATCGATTTCCGCTACCTGACCGATTGCATCACGCCGGAAGAGGCACTGGCCCTGTTGCGCGAACAAGAGCCCGGTAAGGCTGAACGGATTCGCCTGCTGGAGCAGGATGGCTACCCTTGCTATACCACATCCGCCGGCTGGCTCGGCTATGACGATGCCAAGTTGCGTCGCTTGTGCCAGGAAGCCATCGATAGCGGTTTCAATCACATCAAACTGAAAGTAGGGCGCGACCTCGCCGACGACATTCGTCGCGTCACCATTGCGCGCGAAGTGATCGGCCAGCAGCGGCATTTGATGATCGACGCCAACCAGGTGTGGGAAATCGACCAGGCGATCGAATGGGTCAACAAGCTGGCCTTTGCCAAGCCCTGGTTCATCGAAGAGCCGACCAGCCCGGACGATGTCGAAGGCCATCGCAAGATCCGCGAAGGCATCGGCGCGGTTCAGGTCGCTACCGGCGAGATGTGCCAGAACCGCATCGTCTTCAAGCAATTCATCATGCGCGGTGCGATCGACGTGGTGCAAATCGATTCCTGCCGGCTAGGTGGCGTCAACGAAATTCTGGGCGTGCTGCTGATGGCGGCAAAATACAAGTTGCCGGTCTGTCCACATGCGGGCGGCGTTGGCTTGTGCGAATACGTGCAGCATCTGTCGATGATCGACTACGTCTGCATCGCCGGCAGCAAGGCCGGGCGCGTGACGGAGTATGTCGACCACTTGCATGAGCACTTCGTTGATCCGTGCGTGATCCGTAATGCCGCGTACATGCCGCCGACAGCGCCGGGATTTTCGATTACGATGAAGCCTGAGTCGCTGCAGCAATACCAGTTCCGCGGCTAGCAACGTAGGCATCTTCCTTCGGCGTTGACGATT
This DNA window, taken from Collimonas arenae, encodes the following:
- a CDS encoding alginate lyase family protein encodes the protein MHNRIIQLLSAVSVTMLMGLGINHAVAACAVPEPLKSIDPVGFYDDPAAYAQAVKPMRDYIYRLNKAAESNQWTCVLTLLEGWARADSLLGPISGYQGYYERSWAGTDFALVLLRLPKEVGEANADQLRVITPWLTRIAIATRDADAINHLHNNLVYWAGLNLVAIGTLAHRQDLIDAGLARAREGIHDIGLHGELEREIKRGDRALHYHTFALIPLVFTAELAERQGVNLYQENHGAIGRLANLVIKAVQNPDSFAEITPVKQNLFPWTFQDELSWMEPYYARTRDSRLPGLIAPRRQFHEWRLGGNVTVAWGVALPQ
- a CDS encoding formylglycine-generating enzyme family protein; protein product: MEQKSEFPDVQMVQVPAGFIALRDDRISRTWSVELQRFAIGRYPVTQAEYAALTGRQPSSSATLQCPVENVSWNDAAKFCNLLSKAAGLSACYDMHDDGTGATPVPLGSGYRLPTEAEWEYACRAGSNGPRYGNLDDIAWYRENSEGRTHDVGQKQANQWGIYDTLGNVWEWCSDQYDPEVYGSYRVFRGGGWSDAERGCLATNRRRSHPTFAIDDLGFRIARSLDTSRE
- a CDS encoding DUF6434 domain-containing protein, producing MKFDWHGGVISRTTLVDSAYKNTQNVRRFLSHQCGPEFKFDRDLMAWIGNGVEKNMGDVVDEWTRRRTMAQD
- a CDS encoding SDR family oxidoreductase yields the protein MRLQGKRILVTAAGQGIGRASALAFAREGAQVLATDINQAALDETAAAARDGGHPITTRLLDVTDDRAVAALAQSGSGFDVLFNCAGYVHHGSILDCSEEDWRFSWDINVSSMYRLIRALLPGMVAQGGGSIINMSSAASSVKGVPNRFVYGTTKAAVIGLTKAVAADFVAKGIRCNAICPGTVESPSLEVRIREQARQQGVDIAEVQAAFVARQPMGRIGKTEEIAALALYLASDESSFTTGAIHLIDGGWSN
- a CDS encoding fumarylacetoacetate hydrolase family protein, with protein sequence MKLLRYGEKGREKPGVLDNQGRVRDLSGVVADIGGHFLTPPELDKLRALDLDSLPLVAGTPQQDLRLGPCVGAVGKFICIGLNYSDHAAESGMDVPKEPVVFGKWTSAICGPDDDVEIPRGSLKTDWEVELGVVIGKGGRYIDEADAMSHVAGYCVINDVSEREYQLELGGTWDKGKGCDTFGPLGPWLVTADEIADPHSLGMWLEVDGHRYQNGNTSTMVFQVPTLVSYLSRFMSLQPGDVISTGTPPGVGLGQKPPLYLRAGQVMRLGIDGLGQQRQRTISL
- a CDS encoding L-fuconate dehydratase, with translation MTTIRSVRVLDVRFPTSQMLDGSDAMNPDPDYSAAYVILETDRPGLEGHGLTFTIGRGNEICCAAIQAMEHLLVGLKLDWISEDMGRFWRYITSDSQLRWIGPDKGAIHLATGAVVNAVWDLWAKAEGKPLWKLVTDMTPEELVRAIDFRYLTDCITPEEALALLREQEPGKAERIRLLEQDGYPCYTTSAGWLGYDDAKLRRLCQEAIDSGFNHIKLKVGRDLADDIRRVTIAREVIGQQRHLMIDANQVWEIDQAIEWVNKLAFAKPWFIEEPTSPDDVEGHRKIREGIGAVQVATGEMCQNRIVFKQFIMRGAIDVVQIDSCRLGGVNEILGVLLMAAKYKLPVCPHAGGVGLCEYVQHLSMIDYVCIAGSKAGRVTEYVDHLHEHFVDPCVIRNAAYMPPTAPGFSITMKPESLQQYQFRG